AGTCATCGTTGCCATCATCACTGTTGGCCGCCGTCGAGGAAACCGGTGCTGGCTTGGCAGGCACCGGGCTGACGGTCGCACTCGCAGCGGATGAACCGTAGTCACTGTTGCCCGGGCCTTTGCCGGTACCGTGCAGTTCATCGAGCAGGCGCTCGAATTCATCATCGGTGATATCGCCGCTTTCGGACTGGATTTGATCCACGATGTCCGCACCGGCAACCGGGGGTTGGGAAACAGATACCGCCTCCGCGGCAGAGTCGGCGGCAGAAGGGCCACGTCCTTTGCCGTGTAGCTCGTCAAGTAGACGATCGAATTCATCCTGGGTGATGTCGTCAACGGAGTCACCCGCAATCGCTGAGTCCGAAACAGGCTGCTCGGCCGCTTCGACCACCGGCTCCGTGAAAACAGGCTCGCTCACCATATCGGCGACCGCCGCAACCTCTGCGCTATGCACTTGGGGGGCATTGGCCTGCGCCAGCTCGTGTTCTGTCGGCGGCTGACTGAATCGGTGCAGGGCTTCCAGCAACGCCGGCGCGGCCGCTTCAACCGGTTCTCGATCTTGCACCTGGCCAAACATCACGTTGATGGTATCCAGCGCTTCCAGAATCACATCCATCAGTTCAGGTGTGACGGTGCGCTTGCCGGTTCTTAGCAAGTCAAAGATATTCTCGGCACCATGGCACGCATCCACCAGCTCGGTCAGCGAAAGAAAGCCCGCGCCGCCTTTTACGGTATGGAAGCCACGGAAAATCGCATTGAGCAGATCCGAGTCATCCGGACTGCGCTCCAGCTCAACCAACTGCTCCGAAAGCAGTTCGAGAATTTCGCCTGCTTCAATCAAAAAGTCCTGGAGGATATCTTCGTCTAAATCAAAGCTCATATTGTTCCCTTAAAATCCTAGGCTCGACAGCAGGTCGTCAACATCATCCTGGGTAGACATGACATCCTCACGACTTTCGCTGTTGACGATAGGCCCTTCCGGAGAAAGGATCCGTTCCTCGCGCAGCGCGTCTGTTCGGTCTTCTTGTTCCATGCCAAACGCTTTGAGAATTTCGACCAGTTGATCTTCAACTTCATGCACCAGTTCAATCACCCGGCGAATGATCTGGCCGGTCAGATCCTGAAAATCCTGGGCCATCAGTATTTCCGTCAACTGGGCGCGTAATACATTGCTATCACTCTCAACCTGAGTGAGCAACCCGTCGATATCGTGGCAGAGCGACTTAAATTCATTAAGTGCGATCTCCCCCCCCATCAAACGCTGCCATCTTGGATAAACCTGCTGTAGGGTATCCCCAAGCTGCTCTGCCACCGGCTGAATGCTGTCGACCGCATCCATGGTTTTGTTGGCGGCAGACTCGGTTTTGTCTATCACATAAGACAACCGATCTCGGGCGTCGGGGATTTCCGTTTTTGCTAAATCGGTGATACGGGGATCAAGGCGGAAGTTGGCCAGCGAGTCATGAAGTTGACGTGTGAGTTTGCCCACTTCGTCATAGACGGGATCACGACTATCCGACACCAGACGGGCGAATAGTGTATTTGCTCCATCCTGATCGCCAGATTCAAGCATACTGACAAGCTGCTTTGCCTGTTCAAGTGTAATCATTGTTATTATTGTCCTTTGATGCCCGAAAAGTGTTTTACTGCATACGCTCGAAGATTTTATCAAGCTTCTCTTTCAGCGTGGCTGCAGTAAATGGCTTGACGATATAGCCATTAACACCGGCTTGGGCGGCTTCGATGATCTGCTCGCGCTTGGCTTCCGCCGTGATCATCAGCACAGGCAGGTGCTTAAGTTCGGCATCGGCACGAATATGCTTGAGTAGATCGATACCCTGCATACCCGGCATATTCCAGTCCGTGACCACAAAGTCAAAACCGCCCTTTTTAAGCATCGGAAGCGCAGTCAATCCATCATCCGCCTCCTGGGTATTGTTGAAGCCCAGATCACGCAGCAAATTCTTTACGATTCGGCGCATTGTTGAAAAGTCATCAACAATGAGGATTTTCATGTTTTTATTCAAAGTTGCCCCCACTGAATTATCAGTGTCTTATAGTGTGATTATTACGAAGTCCACGCAGTCAACTTGGACCGCAAACGTTGCATCGCCTGACTGTGAATCTGGCAAACTCGGGATTCACTCACCCCGATAACCGCCCCTATCTCCTTGAGGTTTAGTTCCTCGTCGTAGTACAGGGACAAAACTAGTGCTTCTCTTTCAGGCAGGGTTTTTATCGCTTCGGCCAAGGATTGGCGAAAATTATCATCTACAACCCCCTGAAAGGGAAGATTTTCTTCAACCGACTCTTCATTTGCAACCGCGTCTTCCGATACACCAAGATCATCCATACCCACTAAGCGACCACAATTAACATCATTTAAGGCCTGGTGGTACTGTTCGAGCGTCATTTCGAGATATGCCGCAATTTCCTGATCGTTCGGATCCCGGCCGAGCGTGCCTTCGAGGGCAGAAATGGCCTCGGAAATCCGTCGGTTGTTTTTGTATACAGAGCGAGGCACCCAGTCCCCGCGTCGAATATCGTCCAGCATTGCCCCGCGGATGCGGATCCCGGCGAAAGTTTCGAAACTCGCCCCTTTGGTCGGGTCATAATTCTGCTGCGCTTCAAGCAAGCCAATCATCCCGGCCTGAATGAGATCCTCGAGCATGACGCTCGGCGGCAAGCGCCCCATCAGGTGATGAGCGATGCGCTTGACCAAAGACGAGTAGCGTTCGATAAATGCCTGCGGGCTCTGCTGGTAGCGTCCGTAGGTTAAGGCCTTATTCACTGACCGGCACCTCCCGCGGACGACGGCTGTTGACCAACAACCTTTCGACAAAGAATTCCAAATGGCCACCCGGGCTCTGCGGTACCGGCCACATGGCGGCCTTATTGGCCAGCGCCCCCAGCGC
This Photobacterium gaetbulicola Gung47 DNA region includes the following protein-coding sequences:
- a CDS encoding putative chemotaxis protein CheZ (COG3143), encoding MITLEQAKQLVSMLESGDQDGANTLFARLVSDSRDPVYDEVGKLTRQLHDSLANFRLDPRITDLAKTEIPDARDRLSYVIDKTESAANKTMDAVDSIQPVAEQLGDTLQQVYPRWQRLMGGEIALNEFKSLCHDIDGLLTQVESDSNVLRAQLTEILMAQDFQDLTGQIIRRVIELVHEVEDQLVEILKAFGMEQEDRTDALREERILSPEGPIVNSESREDVMSTQDDVDDLLSSLGF
- a CDS encoding hypothetical protein (COG0784), whose translation is MKILIVDDFSTMRRIVKNLLRDLGFNNTQEADDGLTALPMLKKGGFDFVVTDWNMPGMQGIDLLKHIRADAELKHLPVLMITAEAKREQIIEAAQAGVNGYIVKPFTAATLKEKLDKIFERMQ
- a CDS encoding flagellar biosynthesis sigma factor (COG1191); amino-acid sequence: MNKALTYGRYQQSPQAFIERYSSLVKRIAHHLMGRLPPSVMLEDLIQAGMIGLLEAQQNYDPTKGASFETFAGIRIRGAMLDDIRRGDWVPRSVYKNNRRISEAISALEGTLGRDPNDQEIAAYLEMTLEQYHQALNDVNCGRLVGMDDLGVSEDAVANEESVEENLPFQGVVDDNFRQSLAEAIKTLPEREALVLSLYYDEELNLKEIGAVIGVSESRVCQIHSQAMQRLRSKLTAWTS